A single genomic interval of Macadamia integrifolia cultivar HAES 741 chromosome 6, SCU_Mint_v3, whole genome shotgun sequence harbors:
- the LOC122081840 gene encoding calmodulin-binding protein 60 B-like gives MQRPTTRSLERSNTMNREKRGLDPNDAEEGQPQKKRPALASVIVEALKVDSLQKLCSSLEPILRKVVSEEVERALAKLGPARLNGRASPKTIEGPDGRNLQLHFRSRLSLPLFTGGKVEGEQGAAIHIVLIDANTNLVVTSGPESLAKLDVVVLEGDFNNEDDDGWTQEDFESHVVKEREGKRPLLTGDLQVTLKEGVGTLGDLTFTDNSSWIRSRKFRLGVKVASGYCEGIHIREAKTEAFTVKDHRGELYKKHYPPALNDEVWRLEKIGKDGSFHKRLNKAGIHKVEDFLRLVVRDQQKLRNILGGGMSNKMWEVLVEHAKTCGLSGKLYVYYSDSTRNVGVVFNNIYELSGLIASGQYYPADSLSDSQKVYVDTLVKKAYDNWSHVIEYDSKALLGFKQNRRSTRSELPMGSADYGISFDQQPSLPHLPAPSEQSSMDTGMAVMGYNDNLATRYPTQPQQLNSNAHIQFDATAFAPQNQMIEVPNQAEMVRNNNNVGLALGPPQSSPTGFQNVGPSVQATNLTYDDWPRNRDNRGVDEFFSEEEIRMRSHEMLENEDMQHLLRVFSMGGHNVTEDVYPYSSFNIPPSPSPSPSPNYGYDEARSRSSGRAVVGWLKLKAALRWGIFIRKKAAERRAQLVELDD, from the exons ATGCAGAGGCCCACGACGAGGTCTCTGGAGAGATCCAACACTATGAACAGGGAGAAACGAGGGTTGGATCCGAATGATGCAGAAGAAGGACAGCCGCAGAAGAAGCGGCCTGCGCTTGCTAG TGTAATTGTTGAGGCACTCAAGGTGGATAGCCTGCAGAAGCTTTGCTCATCATTGGAGCCTATTCTTCGTAAAGTT GTTAGTGAAGAAGTGGAGCGTGCACTGGCAAAATTAGGGCCTGCTAGGCTCAACGGGAG GGCTTCTCCAAAAACAATAGAAGGGCCTGATGGAAGAAACTTGCAGCTGCACTTCAGGTCTAGGTTGTCCCTTCCCCTCTTTACAGGAGGAAAAGTAGAAGGGGAGCAGGGTGCTGCAATCCATATTGTCTTGATTGATGCAAACACAAACCTTGTGGTAACATCAGGGCCCGAGTCCTTGGCCAAATTAGATGTTGTTGTGCTTGAAGGTGATTTCaacaatgaagatgatgatggttGGACACAAGAGGACTTTGAAAGCCATGTGGTGAAAGAGCGTGAGGGGAAGAGGCCGCTTCTGACTGGGGACTTACAAGTAACACTGAAAGAAGGTGTAGGAACCCTTGGAGACCTCACATTTACGGATAACTCTAGCTGGATAAGGAGCAGAAAGTTCAGGCTAGGTGTAAAGGTTGCCTCAGGCTACTGTGAGGGAATTCATATTCGTGAGGCTAAAACAGAGGCATTTACTGTTAAGGATCATAGGGGGGAAT TATACAAGAAGCACTATCCACCTGCGTTAAATGATGAGGTGTGGAGATTGGAGAAGATTGGCAAGGATGGATCATTCCACAAGAGGTTGAATAAGGCTGGAATACACAAAGTTGAGGACTTCCTTCGGCTTGTTGTGAGAGACCAACAGAAATTGCGGAAT ATCCTTGGGGGTGGCATGTCAAATAAGATGTGGGAGGTTCTTGTAGAACATGCGAAGACTTGCGGTCTTAGTGGGAAACTTTATGTCTATTATTCTGACAGCACAAGGAATGTTGGTGTTGTTTTTAACAATATATATGAGCTGAGTGGACTTATTGCCAGTGGACAGTATTATCCTGCGGATTCTCTTTCTGACAGTCAGAAG GTCTATGTGGATACCTTGGTGAAGAAGGCATATGACAATTGGTCGCATGTTATAGAGTATGACAGCAAAGCACTTCTAGGATTTAAGCAGAACAGAAGATCGACTCGAAGTGAACTTCCAATGGGCTCAGCAGATTATGGCATCTCATTTGATCAGCAACCCTCTCTTCCCCATCTACCTGCTCCTTCAGAGCAGTCTTCAATGGATACTGGCATGGCTGTCATGG GGTATAATGATAATCTGGCTACTCGTTACCCCACACAGCCGCAGCAATTAAACTCCAATGCCCATATCCAGTTTGATGCCACTGCATTTGCTCCACAGAACCAGATGATTGAAGTTCCAAACCAGGCCGAAATGGTGAGAAATAATAACAATGTTGGACTGGCCCTGGGGCCACCACAGTCATCACCAACAGGTTTCCAGAATGTTGGCCCATCTGTCCAGGCGACTAATCTTACTTATGATGACTGGCCACGTAACCGCGATAATAGAGGAGTTGATGAATTCTTCTCAGAGGAAGAAATCCGCATGAGAAGTCAtgagatgcttgagaatgaagaCATGCAGCATCTGCTTCGAGTCTTCAGCATGGGAGGCCATAATGTAACTGAAGATGTGTACCCTTATTCTTCATTCAATATACCACCATCCCCatcaccatctccttcaccaAACTACGGTTATGATGAGGCTCGGTCCCGTTCATCTGGCAGAGCTGTTGTAGGATGGCTCAAGCTCAAGGCAGCCCTGAGGTGGGGTATTTTTATCAGGAAGAAAGCAGCAGAGAGGCGTGCACAGCTTGTTGAGTTGGACGATTAG